In Leishmania donovani BPK282A1 complete genome, chromosome 19, the sequence ccgcagccTGTTGCCGCGGTGCCTACGAGNNNNNNNNNNNNNNNNNNNNNNNNNNNNNNNNNNNNNNNNNNNNNNNNNNNNNNNNNNNNNNNNNNNNNNNNNNNNNNNNNNNNNNNNNNNNNNNNNNNNNNNNNNNNNNNNNNNNNNNNNNNNNNNNGTGTGCAGTTGACTTCGGTGTCGCGCGCCGAAGAgtgtgcagcacctcgttCTGGGGGCACTCAGCTCCACGAAGTGCTCCCGTGTCCAGTGCTCCGCCCTCCAGCGGGCGGATCGTAGTGTGGTTCGCGTGACATCTTTCGCTGTGGAGAATGTGAGGAGTGCGAGGTCATcagcgaagaaggcgcggcgTAGTCCGGGGGTCTTGATGCGCTGCGCACTCAGCCGGTCCACCACCAtgatggagagagaagggcctCGGGCCGATCCCTGTGGGACCCCGCACGGAAGCCGGGCCATCTTGGCTTTCCTCGTGCGGAAGCAAGCACAAACACGACGGCAGGCCGACAAAGTCATGATCCGGCGAGTGTGGTGCGGGTCTGCGTTGGACCTCCTCAGCACCGTGATCTAACGAGCCAGGAGTGCGAGCGTGGAGCCGTGAGGAGGGAAGCccggctgctgtggctgggGGCCTCTCCTCCAGACGGCTGCGCAGATTGCTGGTCAGCGTTACAGGGTGGTAAGACGCGGGGCCATCATCGGGCTTGTGCGGCCTCAGGAGGTGCTCGCGGTGCCCCTCTTTTCCAGGTAGCAAGGACGCGGCCGGTGGCGACGCTCTGACTGCAGATGTTCAGCAGTGCCCTCTTGCCTTGCATCCGGAGGGCCTTGACGCTCTCAGAGTGGGCTCCGTCGAGGCCCCCGGCcgagcggcagtggcgtTCGCGGAGCGTCATGTGGAGCCGACCCACCGCGAATGGCTGGAAGGGTGTGGAGCTGGGTCTCAGTGGGACGCGGGGTGGGGCTGCCGGGTGCCGCACCGACTTCGGCTTTTGCATCGCCAATTCGTTGGCCTGCTCTCTCgcgctgtggtggcggtAGCCTTGCATCGTCGCTGGGGGTGCCGGGCCATATCCCCCCTCAAAGTGGAGAGTGGACCGGACCGCGCACGGGTCACTTggcgccgtggtggcggcgccccGGTCCTTGATGAAGCAGCCGAGCCCCGGGGTGGCGTCCGGTGACGCTTCCGTGGCCCcgtctgcgctgcgccgtgccGGGGTGTCGTTATCGCCTGCACAGGCCAGGCATCCGCCCTTAAGCCGGTCGTGCGGGGGTGGCCCCTGCCCGGTCGGATCGTCCTTTCGCGTCCCACGCCGGGTAGTGCGAGCTGGCGCCCACTCGAATCATGCGAGAGCTGAGCGCGACGTTGCTTGGCACCTGATGGAGAGAACTTCCCGAGTCACCAGGTCACTCTTAGGGGTGCAGCCGGAGGTGAGGTGTGTATCCGTCTAGTAGGGCCACCGCGGCAAAGCCAGAGCGCCCCTGCTGAAACATCGTTCTTtggagcgggagggggaggtcgCACACCTGTGCGCATGCCCTGTTGTGCGAGCACGGAGACGCGACAGCCGCGCTTCTttcctcctgctgcaccggcacgcTGATAACCCACGAGGCCGAATGCCGTGGTGGCATGCCCTCCTCTCGCAGAATGCAGACTTGCATCGAGGATTCGCCAAGGAGCCAGGCCCTACCAACACCGTTCGGCGCCGTTTAGTCCAGCGCAGGCTCGGCCCGGGATCACGCTCAACaccaccgcaacgcagcCAAAGCCGAGATAAAACGGGAGGCGGACGCGTACGCGTGCTGAACCTTCGACACGATTCGCAGTGAGCTTCTCCGAACTGCTTGATGGTCGCACGtctctgcagcaccgcgctgaCCCATACCTGTCCACGGACACCAAGAGCCCGCTATTCATACCcgagggcaggctgcagcTCTCGGTGTCCCCACGAAGAGTGGGTGCACTGCGTCCTTATTCCACGCTGAGGTGACCGGCATCatgaggaaagagaggagtTTTATGCACAGAATAGTAAGTGCAGAGAGGCTCATGTGCGCTTGGAGCTCCAACTTGCAGAGGTGGACACCGAAGCCCGAGCCTTCTCTTTTCGAGGCCTTGCTCGCTGTTAGCTGGAGGAGGTTGGGAACCTCAGCAATGGCGTTGGAGAGTTGCCCTCCGCCCTcatcccctctctcgcttcaGTCGCTTGTTCTCGGGGCCATGCCGAGAGACACGCGGGAACGTCGTGTTTGGAATGTGATCAAGATGGTGTATGTGATGTCTTTTTTATTACTTGTACGTTTCGTGGCGCAGTCAAGGAAAGGGGTAGCGCCCTTTTCTTGATGGCGCACAATGACTGCAGCTGTTCACCACCTACTCGCTATTCCCTGCTGTCTTGCCGGCCCCCGCCTCCACACTCATACATTGCACGCACGGAGGTGAGTCGACTTCACCACTTCgccacctcccctcccactcgcaccgccgtctcccTTGTGTGCCCTTACAGGAGGCGTGCGACGCGTCCGCGGTCGACCTTCTTTTGTTTCTTTGCGCACGCAAGCAGAAAGACGCTTTCGCCCACGCTCACATCGCACTCGTCATGGCAGAGGCGTTCTTGAGTCAGCGGCCGCACCCGGCGAACCAGACGAGGGACGCGGGGTCTTCTGTAATGCAGATGCGCGTTTCGTGGACGTGCAACGGCCTGGATATCCACGTCCCACCTCTGCGGTATATTTGGCGTGGCGTGCACCGTTCCATCGTGGACAACATCGACAAAGTTTCCGCAATGGTGTACCCCATCCCCTTCTCGTGCGTGGtcgcctgcgctgccgggtcgtgcgtgtgtgtgtggtatGTACCGCAGACGTCCTGGGTGCACACCAACCCAGCCAGCACGTGGCTGCGCTACTTCGACTCCATTGTGACACCGCTCTCGCGGTACCTCCCCCCGTCCTTTCAGGCACCCGTGCTCTGCGCAAAGGCGTGGGCCGTCAcgctcgccgcggcgacggtgctgcaccgcttcgCCTTGCGCAGGCTGCTGCAGTACAAGGGATGGATGCTGGAGAGAAACCCCCAAAAGCCgtcgtggcgcacgcgcgtgtggtCGCTGGTCATGCGCGCCTTTTTCACTCGCCCGTCCATCCCAAAGACAAGAGTGTACGGGAGCTGCCTTCCCAGCGTAccgctgccctcgctgcagcagacggTGAGCAGCTACCTCTCCAGCATGCGTTCCCTTTACCATCAAAAGGACAGCGACGTAAACGAGTggctggagctgcgccggtCCGCTGAGTCCTTCCTGCTCAACGAAGGTCCATCACTGCAGATGTACCTGCGACTGCAGAATGTGATGGGCCACAGCTACGTCCCTGAGTTGTGGACCCGAAACGTCTTCCTTGCCGCGCGCGACTCGCTGTGTCTGCACTCGAACTTTTACACCGTTCCTTTTGCGACGCACCtgcccacccctctccccgaggcgcgcgcagcggtgctTATTTACCTACTGACGCGGCTCAAGGGTCACATTGAGCGCCGTACATTGTGCCCCAACTTCATTGGCCCTCGTGATTGTGTGCCCCTGTCCATGGACCAGTACTCGATGGCGTTTAACACAACTCGCATTCCCGGACGTGAGGTAGACGTCCTCGAGCATCGTGGAGAGCGGGAGAACAGCTACCTCGTCATTCTACACCGTGGCCGCATTTATCAAATGCCAGTCATTGACCCACAGACGGGGCGCCAGCTCACCCCGCATcagctggaggtggtgctgcaccagctgctcttggaggtggaggaggaggtgagcaCCGGCCGCGACGAGTCtgaggaggacgacgcggaggacACGCTGGAGACGCTCGGGAAGAAGCGCTCATACCGCGTagtggaggcgctgctgcctgcccTGACCACCGCATCCCGTGCGCAGTGGGCTGACGTGCGTACTAGCTATCTGCTTCACGACTCCAACAACAACGGCCCCTTGCGCATAATCGAGAAGGCGTTATTCGTGGTCAGCTTCGATGAGCGATGTGGGATGGCAGTGCCTTCAAAGGCGAGCTCGGCCGTGGACGAGGTGAAGCGCCTCTCCATGGACTGCGCTCACTATCTCTGCGGCAACGGCTCCAACCTGTGGTGTGACAAGAGCTTCAAT encodes:
- a CDS encoding choline/Carnitine o-acyltransferase-like protein, giving the protein MAEAFLSQRPHPANQTRDAGSSVMQMRVSWTCNGLDIHVPPLRYIWRGVHRSIVDNIDKVSAMVYPIPFSCVVACAAGSCVCVWYVPQTSWVHTNPASTWLRYFDSIVTPLSRYLPPSFQAPVLCAKAWAVTLAAATVLHRFALRRLLQYKGWMLERNPQKPSWRTRVWSLVMRAFFTRPSIPKTRVYGSCLPSVPLPSLQQTVSSYLSSMRSLYHQKDSDVNEWLELRRSAESFLLNEGPSLQMYLRLQNVMGHSYVPELWTRNVFLAARDSLCLHSNFYTVPFATHLPTPLPEARAAVLIYLLTRLKGHIERRTLCPNFIGPRDCVPLSMDQYSMAFNTTRIPGREVDVLEHRGERENSYLVILHRGRIYQMPVIDPQTGRQLTPHQLEVVLHQLLLEVEEEVSTGRDESEEDDAEDTLETLGKKRSYRVVEALLPALTTASRAQWADVRTSYLLHDSNNNGPLRIIEKALFVVSFDERCGMAVPSKASSAVDEVKRLSMDCAHYLCGNGSNLWCDKSFNLVVRSDGHVGLHVEHSWSDMSTFLGFFEHVSAQEESADLWYDTESGHAKKLPEDKRRAKPFRAPNIDNPLCPKRLRFTIHKKLAAAIRRAHTEFLLNTSSQVDLHVVRYSEYGREVPKSMGCSPDAWVQMAIQLAHYIDQGGHFSLVYESVPQRMFSKGRTEAVRSVTDVSSTFVKAMASTGGEDEAMSAEEKRALLIDACANHQRAVQEAVAGGGVDRHLFALFMASASQETPSDFLTAALRKTKWKVSSAQAHQRNLLDRLHPAGGGSCYHETPGFGFGPVSPDGYGISYCFCANEVLYVTITSYKNCDATSSRTLGNHMTRALDMLGALSASGRDDSAPR